The Halanaerobium praevalens DSM 2228 genome contains a region encoding:
- a CDS encoding phage tail protein, producing MSSDPYIGEIQLFAFDYPPKGWKQCRGQLISIIDNQALYALLGNRYGGNGNTNFALPNLEGAEPLPQMKYYIAVTGIFPPTN from the coding sequence ATGAGTTCAGATCCTTATATAGGAGAAATTCAACTATTTGCTTTTGATTATCCCCCAAAAGGCTGGAAACAATGTCGAGGACAACTTATTTCCATCATAGATAATCAAGCTCTATATGCACTTTTAGGAAATAGATATGGAGGTAATGGTAACACTAATTTTGCTCTTCCTAATTTAGAAGGCGCAGAACCACTTCCACAAATGAAATATTATATAGCTGTGACTGGAATATTTCCTCCAACAAACTAA
- a CDS encoding MBL fold metallo-hydrolase translates to MNQRVEIKIVVANSVYQKNLLAEHGLSFWIKLGTKEYLFDTGQGLVLRHNLKELEIQLDSLNGILLSHGHYDHANGLKSLLKAKPDLKLYAHSDIFLPKYSKKSSQLIDRGMNITRTDLQNFRPVNKAKQIDAGLWLTGEISLDNREAIMKAKYKVKENEELKLDPFKDDQAVFIESKAGIVVLLGCSHSGVIYTLKQIRKLTARKKIAAIIGGMHLIHADQKRIDKIINYLRKLDFDLLVPLHCTGFKAAAQMKAVFKERVVAGGVGNKFLF, encoded by the coding sequence ATGAATCAAAGAGTAGAAATTAAAATAGTAGTTGCTAATAGTGTATATCAAAAAAATTTGTTAGCAGAACATGGACTATCGTTTTGGATTAAACTAGGTACTAAGGAGTATTTATTTGATACTGGTCAAGGATTGGTGCTTAGACATAATTTAAAAGAACTTGAAATCCAGTTAGATAGCCTTAATGGAATCTTATTAAGTCATGGCCACTATGATCATGCTAATGGACTGAAATCATTACTCAAAGCAAAGCCTGATTTAAAATTATATGCTCATTCTGATATTTTTCTGCCTAAATATTCAAAAAAGAGTTCTCAGCTTATTGATAGAGGAATGAATATAACTAGAACTGATCTTCAAAACTTTAGGCCTGTTAATAAAGCTAAACAAATAGATGCTGGCCTTTGGCTGACAGGTGAGATTAGCCTTGATAATAGAGAAGCGATTATGAAAGCTAAATATAAAGTTAAAGAAAATGAGGAATTAAAGCTAGACCCATTTAAGGATGATCAGGCTGTATTTATTGAATCTAAAGCAGGAATAGTAGTCTTATTAGGCTGTAGCCATAGTGGGGTTATATATACTTTAAAACAAATTAGAAAATTGACAGCAAGAAAAAAAATTGCTGCTATTATTGGAGGAATGCATTTAATCCATGCTGATCAAAAAAGGATTGATAAAATTATTAATTATTTAAGAAAATTAGACTTCGATTTACTAGTTCCTTTGCACTGTACTGGTTTTAAAGCGGCAGCTCAAATGAAAGCTGTTTTTAAAGAGCGGGTAGTAGCTGGTGGAGTCGGTAATAAATTTTTATTTTAA
- a CDS encoding phospholipase D-like domain-containing protein, with product MEQELLINAKETFTEIIKQIKKAKKSILICMYIWRDDKIGNLIAKELLQAANRGVKIKIVKDKAGSVFEKIELDKQSFFHKQKDLISLIKGKFLSLLYYRDNKCPNNQLKNNNLNRLLEHKNIQTDFNQERHDHSKYFIFDDQILILGGINIGNKNEAEKAPKYRDYMVKLKGKKIVSYFYKRAKGEKSPDPTRKIEFYFNIRQKKLYEIKSKILELLEQAQYSIDLEMAYFGDSDITDKIIESCQRGIAVSIITSKNSNVQNDLNNYVLKKLIKKTDNNLRIYLSKELIHSKFICIDQNTFFIGSANFHKLGMESLSELNVLIKNSSVIQSKWKKWQAKHLRECDLIAQENSLNYNKLIALTEKVLC from the coding sequence ATGGAGCAGGAACTATTAATTAATGCAAAAGAAACATTTACAGAAATAATTAAACAAATAAAAAAAGCAAAAAAATCTATCTTAATTTGTATGTATATTTGGCGTGATGATAAAATAGGTAATTTAATTGCCAAAGAGTTGCTTCAAGCAGCTAATCGAGGAGTTAAAATAAAAATAGTTAAAGATAAGGCAGGTTCTGTTTTTGAAAAAATTGAATTAGATAAACAAAGCTTTTTTCATAAGCAAAAAGATTTAATTTCACTAATCAAAGGTAAATTTCTTTCCCTCTTATATTATAGAGATAATAAATGCCCAAATAACCAATTAAAAAATAATAATTTAAATAGATTATTAGAACATAAAAATATTCAAACTGACTTTAATCAAGAAAGACATGACCATTCTAAATACTTTATTTTTGATGATCAAATTTTAATTTTAGGTGGAATAAATATTGGTAATAAAAATGAAGCTGAAAAAGCGCCCAAATATAGAGATTATATGGTTAAATTAAAGGGTAAAAAAATTGTTTCTTATTTTTATAAAAGAGCAAAAGGGGAAAAATCACCAGATCCAACTAGAAAAATAGAATTTTACTTTAATATTCGTCAAAAAAAATTATATGAAATTAAAAGCAAAATTTTAGAATTATTAGAGCAAGCTCAATATAGTATTGACTTAGAAATGGCCTACTTTGGTGACTCAGATATTACAGATAAAATTATTGAAAGCTGTCAGAGAGGTATTGCAGTCTCAATTATTACTTCTAAAAATTCGAATGTTCAAAATGATTTGAACAACTATGTTTTAAAAAAGTTGATCAAAAAGACAGATAATAACTTAAGAATCTATCTCTCAAAAGAGTTGATCCATTCTAAATTTATCTGTATCGACCAAAACACTTTTTTTATAGGCTCAGCTAATTTTCACAAATTAGGAATGGAAAGTTTATCTGAATTAAATGTTTTAATTAAAAACAGCTCTGTAATTCAATCTAAATGGAAAAAATGGCAGGCAAAACATCTAAGAGAATGTGATTTAATTGCCCAAGAAAATAGTTTAAATTATAATAAGCTAATTGCTTTAACAGAAAAAGTGCTTTGCTAA
- a CDS encoding cadherin-like beta sandwich domain-containing protein: protein MKNLVLKKNATANNFVKPYSPNRAVDGSIMPIRRWLADTVPTWIAVDMGAKYWIGSWRVRHMPIAGWPAEYVISDFKLQGSFDLINWFDIDSVSNNTSTVTSREFTPVQARYVRFIVMKGLQVNPHLASLMDLAVYETAPPVSADLANLSLSDGELSPSFTKDTTNYTADVDYDTDSIRVTPRAEDARATIKVNGIEVESGQASQAVNLSAGATTTINVEVIGEDGESKKIYTVEVTRKAALYLDNLIVKSGFSALTLSPEFDKRVNTYTTNAGGLPSVNVIPTSDDGNIKVNGSEVISGQLSSAISLSNEITNIRVDVISSTGDTNEYIVKVSKNS, encoded by the coding sequence ATGAAGAACTTAGTTCTTAAAAAGAATGCAACAGCCAATAATTTTGTTAAACCTTATTCGCCTAATAGAGCAGTAGATGGTTCCATAATGCCAATTAGAAGGTGGCTGGCTGATACGGTTCCGACTTGGATAGCTGTTGATATGGGAGCTAAATATTGGATTGGTAGTTGGAGAGTTAGGCATATGCCTATAGCAGGTTGGCCAGCAGAGTATGTTATTTCTGATTTTAAATTGCAAGGTAGTTTTGACCTTATTAATTGGTTTGATATTGATAGTGTTAGCAATAATACTTCTACTGTAACAAGTCGTGAATTCACTCCTGTTCAAGCTAGATATGTAAGGTTTATAGTAATGAAAGGTCTGCAGGTCAATCCACATTTAGCCTCTCTTATGGACTTAGCAGTCTATGAAACAGCTCCTCCTGTAAGTGCAGACTTAGCAAATTTAAGCTTAAGTGATGGAGAACTTAGTCCTTCTTTTACTAAGGATACTACTAATTATACTGCTGATGTAGATTATGATACAGATAGTATTAGAGTTACTCCAAGGGCAGAAGATGCTAGGGCAACAATTAAGGTCAATGGTATAGAGGTAGAGAGTGGTCAGGCATCACAGGCTGTCAATTTATCAGCAGGAGCTACGACTACAATAAATGTTGAAGTAATAGGGGAAGATGGCGAAAGTAAGAAAATATATACAGTTGAGGTTACTAGAAAGGCTGCACTATATTTAGATAATCTTATAGTTAAATCAGGCTTTAGTGCACTTACTTTAAGTCCTGAATTTGATAAAAGAGTAAATACATATACAACTAATGCAGGAGGACTTCCAAGTGTAAATGTTATACCAACATCAGATGATGGTAATATAAAAGTAAATGGGTCGGAAGTTATAAGTGGACAGCTATCTTCAGCAATATCGTTAAGTAATGAGATTACCAACATCAGAGTTGATGTTATATCATCAACTGGAGATACCAATGAATATATAGTTAAGGTTAGTAAAAATAGCTGA
- a CDS encoding BspA family leucine-rich repeat surface protein — MNKKNNKRLISIISSLIILITIFHLSTEISYAAQTTLNPTADVFIYDAGTYDSVDNAIGGRNVLFVGSGQNTIGWIDSAAALNYDLSTVNTTISSAELRIYIPNDGTALVGFPFVSLYGSNDDSWIEETSTNTTVPSQNVTILENNTSLSTGTWKTFDVTTFVKNQISEDQTATFLLKGATSGDNYFLFCSKEDTTYPPQLVVTYSTNSAPTINLDNPSANLNYGNSDNISISGTVSDSDSDDVTISATIDGKMQSTNVNGGSGSWILNWDIDSLNIAEGTYTNVTFTANDANSGTNTVDYTGDIVVDKTAPAISTLTPAAGTDNQGLNDDLVITFNKNVTIGTGNVEIYKADDTLVESIDVTDSTKVTSSGTDTITIDPATTLEGATEYYVQIASGAFVDKSGNAYPGINDKTSWNFTTVDAMVLEFDTNLSSGTTIELPLYGTVDVTVDWGDGSTNSYTSSGDKSHTYSSEGRYTVTISGDLTKFGKGNLTDKKNYKLTKVSYFGNLGLTSLSGAFKSCSNLEEVPQKLPVSVSNLSYAFASIDKSSITNLDKWNVSNVNDMSYMFSFASNFNQDLSAWDVGNVESMESMFSNASAFNGDIGSWNVVNVSDMSYMFKKASNFNQDLNGWNVGNVKNMEAMFSEASTFNGDIDIWNVSSVTNMSYMFKKASDFNQDLSGWDVSSVVNMEGMFREASNFNQDIGSWDVSSVTDMLEMFYGAISFNSDIGSWNVSSVVNMKGMFREASAFNQDLDSWNVSSVTNMKSMFDKATLFNGNLSNWNVSSVTTMNSMFANTNVFNGNLSSWNVSSVTNMSGMFALATAFDGDIGSWDVSNVTNMMGMFYNAASFDQDLSSWDVSSVTTMVVMFGGDAKITVANYNSILNSWSAQSVQNGVTLDAPNCMYSAVAETARQSLKDDHSWTINDGGQIIDISNLSPAAGTDNQGLNDDLVITFDKNVVVGRGNIKIYKASDDTLVESIDVTDSTKVTSSSTDTITIDPATTLAGATEYYVQIDSGAFKDQSGNAYPGMNDKTSWNFKTVINIPDSNLKQQILDRGIDNNGDGEISLSESVNLYTLKSFYTEISDLSGLEHFTSLDKLALYGGKKISDLSPLQNLTNLNSLTLTENVINNIDYLANLTNLTRLDLSSNKISDISVLANLTKLTELVLGSNIITDESDLSVLENLTELEHLSLEENEISNIDSLSNLSKLNYLHLGSTNVEDISSLKNLTALNFLNLNSTYINDEDLTILSNFKSLTELYLQSSNDKISDISVVADLTNLKYLYLGYNEISDIRALSDLTKLTSLYNLNANPLYKQDTPNSIFLETLTVGGENYDIYVPAGEVKTSSNMNEENLANSSISLKIYPTTFADNSLDKSNFILENAPAGLSIESVDYINDKECKINFAYDGRDFDADITDMRIKIKSAELAADEYANIYSEANGTQLVFKDDIPTITVTADEESITISDDGSLILGEEEGEIITVKLTGGEFVSTINSNNWTVSNLPEGVSVGSISRIDDRTVEITLSGNSVEGAYTEDITDLTVSCSFEEYIESEWDELLTASSGVRMIADNEPPVIKSLSPENGGISKGLNDDLIITFNEIVNKGRGNIVIKRAFDDSTVERIDVSKERVSGEGTDRITIKRETALEEATEYYVQIDSGAFEDKAGNIYAGIADKSTWKFKSIARPKMKVSMSDSYENGQTLAAGEMITYQIEIENTGLAELKDAKIFAPIPSNTTYVSGSTTLNGQKVADDNGNCPLMAGFAVNSPDAEEGVISHQPGNKVNLTYSVKVAKESVLGSVIKNQVELNGNDFEGNPIKSILSDDPATKALKDLTRSQIGNLPILESEREIIDENKGDIEKGDRLEITNKIRNVGTKKAAEVNINDLLPEDTTLVSDSLSIIEKEIETAVNRKDFNWKNLLAITDDCLKTAINKIKNYNTVKAQSELPYQIEDGQIIVNLDALEVGAEIVLSYEVIVNADIAEGEIIKSSGTVSAANTKQVKSEKDVVVGKSPILAAEISARDINGGELEVKDLIEYKLTIENNGNMEANNLNVKNPLAEGLNYIAQSTNLNGLFLNDVGSDSQLENGLDYGSIKAGEKIEIRYQAEVKETAASKRITSQLTYEADSGNLSGSAEVLIQVGASPGNVKISGKAISEQPDIPEGWLIELYQAKNKLGSLVLNSEGNFSFNGLSAQVDYELLIKHPETKVIYNKLLISSDQVEAGVVNNFEHNEAEDQDLKIDPEGVIYDSLTKDAVAGAKVILLDDNDQIIDEQTTGADGRYNFLPSPGEYRIEVEVPAGYSKQFPSQIIEVETGSLDPDTAVDADSTTPEFEVVSNSQPPALISNSKYYLSFSLEAGDPDIINNHIPIDPIQDKMISLTKTANKNQAAVGDFIQYKIEIINNSNQKIDDLKIYDKLPTTFKYVKGSAVIERENGLDSKIIVSDANSKIINWGSLAVEKDQKIIISYLLVVGTAANSNQQYINKAYAEKDDLIISNTAEESVLIKGDPLFSASIIIGKVFNDKNNNGIQDLGEKGIAGVKLITLKGEIITTDSQGRYHIVYETKNTTKLGQTAVIKLDHRSLPKGTKVISNNPVIIKLPKALMRKVNFAVTQ; from the coding sequence ATGAATAAAAAAAATAATAAAAGATTAATATCTATTATTAGCAGTTTAATAATATTAATTACTATTTTTCATTTGAGTACTGAAATCTCTTATGCAGCTCAGACTACATTAAATCCAACAGCAGATGTATTTATATATGATGCTGGAACTTATGATAGTGTTGATAATGCTATAGGAGGACGTAATGTACTATTTGTTGGAAGCGGCCAAAATACTATTGGTTGGATTGATTCAGCAGCTGCACTTAATTATGATTTATCAACAGTTAATACTACTATTAGCAGTGCTGAATTAAGGATATATATACCGAATGATGGGACTGCTCTTGTAGGTTTTCCTTTTGTGAGTTTATATGGATCAAATGATGATTCATGGATAGAAGAGACGAGTACAAATACTACAGTGCCATCTCAAAACGTAACTATATTAGAAAATAATACGAGTCTATCAACAGGGACATGGAAAACTTTTGATGTAACAACTTTTGTAAAGAATCAAATTTCAGAAGATCAAACTGCAACTTTTCTTTTAAAAGGTGCTACCTCGGGAGATAATTATTTTCTTTTTTGTTCAAAGGAAGATACAACTTATCCACCACAGCTTGTAGTTACATACAGCACAAATTCAGCACCAACTATCAATCTTGATAACCCGAGTGCTAATTTGAACTATGGAAATAGTGATAATATCTCTATCTCTGGTACAGTCTCAGATTCAGATAGCGATGATGTTACAATTTCAGCAACAATTGATGGGAAGATGCAAAGCACTAATGTTAATGGGGGAAGTGGAAGCTGGATATTAAATTGGGATATAGATAGTTTGAATATTGCAGAGGGAACATATACCAATGTAACTTTTACGGCTAATGATGCTAATAGTGGTACAAATACAGTTGATTATACAGGGGATATTGTTGTTGATAAAACAGCCCCAGCTATCAGTACTTTAACTCCAGCAGCTGGGACAGACAATCAAGGTTTAAATGATGATTTAGTAATTACTTTTAATAAAAATGTAACTATCGGAACAGGTAATGTAGAAATATATAAAGCTGATGATACTTTAGTAGAGAGTATAGATGTAACTGATAGTACTAAAGTAACAAGTAGTGGAACTGATACAATTACCATAGATCCTGCTACTACACTTGAAGGGGCAACAGAATATTATGTGCAGATAGCTAGTGGAGCATTTGTAGACAAAAGTGGCAATGCCTATCCAGGAATAAATGATAAAACAAGCTGGAATTTTACTACTGTAGACGCTATGGTACTGGAGTTCGATACAAATTTATCATCTGGTACTACAATTGAATTACCACTTTACGGGACAGTAGATGTAACAGTAGATTGGGGTGATGGAAGTACTAACAGTTATACTAGTTCTGGGGATAAGAGTCATACTTATAGCAGTGAAGGAAGATATACTGTAACTATCTCTGGTGATCTAACTAAATTTGGTAAGGGAAATCTAACAGATAAAAAGAATTATAAATTAACAAAGGTAAGTTATTTTGGTAATTTGGGACTTACTTCATTATCTGGTGCATTTAAAAGTTGCAGTAACTTAGAGGAAGTTCCCCAAAAACTACCTGTTAGTGTTAGTAATTTATCTTATGCCTTTGCTAGTATTGATAAAAGCAGTATTACTAATCTAGATAAGTGGAATGTAAGTAATGTAAATGATATGTCTTATATGTTCTCTTTTGCAAGTAATTTCAATCAGGATTTAAGTGCTTGGGATGTAGGAAATGTAGAATCTATGGAGTCTATGTTTAGTAATGCAAGTGCTTTTAATGGAGATATAGGCAGCTGGAATGTAGTTAATGTCAGCGATATGTCTTATATGTTTAAAAAAGCAAGTAATTTCAATCAAGATCTAAATGGTTGGAATGTAGGAAATGTAAAAAATATGGAGGCTATGTTTAGTGAGGCAAGTACTTTTAATGGAGATATAGATATCTGGAATGTAAGTAGTGTAACTAATATGTCTTATATGTTTAAAAAAGCAAGTGATTTCAATCAAGATCTAAGTGGTTGGGATGTAAGCAGTGTAGTTAATATGGAAGGAATGTTTAGAGAAGCAAGTAATTTCAATCAGGATATAGGCAGCTGGGATGTAAGCAGTGTAACTGATATGTTAGAGATGTTTTATGGAGCAATTTCTTTTAATAGTGATATAGGTAGCTGGAATGTAAGCAGTGTAGTTAATATGAAAGGAATGTTTAGAGAAGCAAGTGCTTTTAACCAGGATTTAGATAGTTGGAATGTAAGCAGTGTAACTAATATGAAGAGTATGTTTGATAAAGCAACTCTTTTTAATGGTAATCTAAGCAATTGGAATGTAAGTAGTGTAACCACTATGAATAGTATGTTTGCTAATACAAATGTTTTTAATGGCAATTTAAGCAGTTGGAATGTAAGTAGTGTAACTAATATGAGTGGGATGTTTGCTTTGGCAACTGCTTTTGATGGAGATATAGGAAGTTGGGATGTAAGTAATGTAACTAATATGATGGGTATGTTTTATAATGCAGCTTCATTTGATCAGGATTTAAGTTCCTGGGATGTAAGTAGTGTAACAACTATGGTTGTTATGTTTGGTGGTGATGCTAAAATTACAGTAGCCAATTATAATAGTATTCTAAATAGTTGGTCAGCACAGAGTGTACAGAATGGCGTAACTCTTGATGCTCCTAATTGTATGTATTCTGCAGTTGCAGAAACTGCCCGCCAGTCTTTAAAGGATGATCATAGCTGGACAATTAATGATGGAGGACAGATTATTGATATCAGTAATTTAAGTCCAGCAGCCGGAACGGATAATCAAGGTTTAAATGATGATTTAGTTATTACTTTTGATAAAAATGTAGTTGTCGGAAGAGGTAATATAAAAATCTATAAAGCCTCTGATGATACTCTAGTAGAGAGTATAGATGTAACTGATAGTACTAAAGTAACAAGTAGTTCGACTGATACAATTACCATAGACCCTGCTACTACACTTGCAGGTGCAACAGAATATTATGTACAGATTGATAGTGGAGCATTTAAAGATCAAAGTGGCAATGCTTATCCAGGTATGAATGATAAGACAAGCTGGAATTTTAAAACTGTAATCAATATCCCTGATAGTAATTTGAAGCAGCAAATACTTGATAGAGGGATAGATAATAATGGTGATGGAGAGATTAGTCTAAGTGAATCTGTAAACTTATATACATTAAAATCTTTTTATACTGAGATTAGTGATCTAAGTGGTTTAGAGCATTTTACGTCTTTAGATAAATTAGCTCTTTATGGAGGGAAAAAGATAAGTGATTTAAGCCCTTTGCAGAATTTAACTAATTTAAACTCTTTAACTTTAACTGAAAATGTCATAAATAATATAGATTACTTAGCAAATTTAACTAATTTAACTAGGTTAGACTTATCTTCTAATAAAATAAGCGATATAAGTGTATTAGCTAATTTAACTAAGTTAACCGAGTTGGTATTAGGAAGTAACATTATAACTGATGAAAGTGATTTAAGTGTGCTAGAGAATTTAACTGAATTAGAGCATTTATCTTTGGAAGAGAATGAGATAAGTAATATAGATAGCTTATCTAATCTAAGTAAATTAAATTATTTACATTTAGGGTCTACAAATGTAGAAGATATAAGTTCATTAAAGAATTTAACTGCTTTAAACTTTTTAAATTTAAATTCTACTTATATAAATGATGAAGATTTAACTATACTATCTAATTTCAAATCATTAACGGAGTTATACTTACAATCATCTAATGATAAGATAAGCGATATAAGTGTAGTAGCAGATTTAACTAATTTAAAATATTTATATTTAGGTTACAATGAGATAAGCGATATAAGAGCATTATCCGATTTAACTAAGTTAACTTCTTTATATAATTTAAATGCAAATCCTCTTTATAAGCAAGATACACCTAATAGTATCTTTTTAGAAACTCTTACTGTAGGTGGTGAAAACTATGATATTTATGTACCTGCTGGAGAAGTAAAAACTAGCAGCAACATGAATGAAGAAAATTTAGCTAATTCCAGCATTTCTTTAAAGATATATCCAACTACTTTTGCAGATAATAGTCTGGATAAGAGTAACTTTATTTTAGAGAATGCTCCAGCAGGGCTGAGCATTGAAAGTGTTGATTATATAAATGATAAAGAATGTAAAATAAACTTTGCTTATGATGGAAGAGATTTTGATGCTGATATTACAGATATGAGAATCAAGATTAAATCAGCTGAATTGGCAGCTGATGAATATGCTAATATTTATTCTGAGGCTAATGGAACGCAATTAGTATTTAAAGATGATATCCCAACTATAACAGTTACGGCTGATGAAGAATCAATTACTATTTCTGATGATGGTAGTCTAATTTTGGGAGAAGAAGAGGGCGAGATTATTACTGTTAAGTTGACAGGAGGAGAATTTGTTTCAACAATTAATTCAAATAACTGGACAGTAAGTAATTTGCCAGAAGGAGTAAGTGTAGGTAGTATAAGCAGGATAGATGATAGAACTGTAGAGATAACTCTTAGCGGTAATTCAGTTGAGGGGGCATATACAGAAGATATAACTGATCTTACAGTTAGCTGTAGCTTTGAAGAATATATTGAATCCGAATGGGATGAGCTTTTAACTGCCAGTTCAGGAGTAAGAATGATTGCAGATAATGAGCCGCCAGTTATTAAGAGTTTGAGCCCTGAAAATGGAGGTATTAGTAAAGGCTTAAATGATGATCTGATCATCACCTTTAATGAGATTGTAAATAAAGGGAGAGGTAATATAGTAATTAAAAGAGCCTTTGATGATAGTACAGTAGAAAGAATAGATGTTAGTAAAGAAAGAGTTAGCGGCGAGGGGACAGATAGAATTACTATCAAAAGAGAGACTGCTTTAGAAGAAGCAACAGAATATTATGTACAGATAGATAGCGGAGCTTTTGAAGATAAAGCAGGTAATATTTATGCAGGAATAGCTGACAAAAGCACTTGGAAGTTTAAAAGCATAGCTAGACCGAAAATGAAAGTATCAATGTCAGATAGCTACGAAAATGGTCAAACCTTAGCAGCAGGTGAAATGATAACCTATCAAATAGAGATTGAAAATACAGGATTAGCTGAATTAAAAGATGCAAAAATATTTGCTCCTATTCCTTCAAATACTACTTATGTTAGCGGCTCAACTACTTTAAATGGTCAAAAAGTTGCTGATGATAATGGTAATTGTCCACTAATGGCTGGCTTTGCTGTAAATAGTCCAGATGCTGAAGAAGGAGTTATTTCTCATCAGCCGGGAAATAAAGTAAATTTAACTTATAGTGTTAAAGTCGCTAAAGAATCAGTATTAGGATCAGTAATTAAAAATCAAGTAGAATTAAATGGAAATGACTTTGAAGGAAATCCAATAAAATCTATTTTAAGTGATGATCCTGCAACAAAAGCTCTTAAGGATCTTACTAGAAGTCAAATTGGTAATCTACCTATATTAGAGTCTGAAAGAGAAATTATAGATGAAAATAAAGGAGATATTGAAAAAGGAGATAGACTGGAGATAACCAATAAAATTAGAAATGTTGGAACTAAAAAAGCGGCTGAAGTTAATATTAATGATCTACTACCTGAAGACACTACTTTAGTTTCTGACAGTCTAAGTATAATAGAAAAAGAGATAGAGACAGCAGTAAATCGAAAAGATTTTAATTGGAAAAATCTATTGGCGATAACAGATGATTGCTTAAAAACAGCAATTAATAAAATTAAGAACTATAACACAGTTAAAGCACAATCTGAACTGCCATACCAAATTGAGGATGGTCAAATAATAGTCAATTTAGATGCCTTAGAAGTAGGAGCAGAAATAGTTCTCTCTTATGAAGTGATTGTAAATGCAGACATTGCAGAAGGTGAAATAATTAAAAGTAGTGGAACAGTATCTGCGGCTAATACAAAGCAGGTTAAAAGCGAAAAGGATGTAGTAGTTGGTAAAAGTCCAATTTTAGCTGCAGAAATAAGTGCTAGAGATATCAATGGCGGAGAATTGGAAGTGAAAGATTTAATTGAATATAAATTAACAATAGAAAATAATGGTAATATGGAAGCTAATAATTTAAATGTTAAAAATCCACTGGCAGAAGGTTTAAATTATATTGCTCAAAGTACAAATTTAAATGGTCTTTTCTTAAATGATGTTGGAAGTGATTCTCAACTAGAAAATGGTTTAGACTATGGATCTATCAAGGCGGGAGAAAAAATTGAAATAAGATATCAGGCTGAAGTTAAAGAAACAGCTGCTTCTAAAAGAATTACAAGTCAATTAACTTATGAGGCTGATAGTGGAAATTTAAGTGGCTCAGCAGAAGTATTAATTCAAGTAGGTGCTTCACCTGGTAATGTCAAAATTAGTGGAAAAGCAATTAGTGAGCAGCCGGATATTCCAGAAGGTTGGTTGATTGAACTTTATCAAGCTAAAAACAAATTAGGCAGCTTGGTGCTGAATAGTGAAGGAAACTTTTCGTTTAATGGCTTATCTGCTCAAGTAGATTATGAATTATTAATTAAACATCCAGAAACAAAGGTTATTTATAATAAACTTTTAATAAGTTCAGATCAAGTTGAAGCAGGTGTAGTTAATAATTTTGAACATAATGAGGCAGAGGATCAAGATCTAAAAATAGATCCTGAAGGTGTAATATATGATTCACTAACTAAAGATGCTGTGGCTGGAGCAAAAGTAATACTCTTAGATGATAATGATCAAATTATTGACGAACAAACAACAGGTGCAGATGGTAGATATAATTTTCTTCCCAGTCCAGGAGAGTATAGAATAGAAGTTGAAGTTCCAGCAGGTTACAGTAAACAATTTCCTTCTCAAATAATTGAGGTTGAAACAGGAAGTTTAGATCCAGATACTGCAGTTGATGCTGATAGTACAACACCAGAATTTGAAGTAGTATCAAACAGTCAACCGCCTGCTTTAATATCTAATAGCAAATATTATCTATCTTTTTCTTTAGAAGCTGGTGATCCAGATATAATTAATAACCATATACCAATTGATCCTATCCAAGATAAAATGATTTCATTAACAAAAACTGCCAATAAAAATCAAGCAGCAGTAGGGGATTTTATTCAATATAAAATTGAAATAATAAATAATTCTAATCAAAAAATAGATGATTTGAAAATTTATGATAAACTGCCAACAACTTTTAAATATGTTAAAGGCTCTGCAGTAATTGAAAGAGAAAATGGTCTAGACTCAAAAATAATTGTTAGTGATGCTAATAGTAAAATAATAAACTGGGGAAGTTTGGCTGTTGAAAAAGATCAAAAAATTATTATAAGTTATCTTTTAGTAGTTGGAACAGCTGCGAATTCTAATCAGCAATATATTAATAAAGCTTATGCAGAAAAAGATGATTTAATAATTTCTAATACAGCTGAAGAATCAGTATTAATAAAGGGTGATCCTCTTTTTTCTGCTTCAATTATAATTGGTAAAGTTTTTAATGATAAAAATAATAATGGAATTCAGGATTTAGGTGAAAAAGGTATAGCTGGAGTAAAGTTAATAACTTTAAAAGGAGAAATAATAACTACAGATAGTCAGGGGAGATATCATATTGTATATGAAACTAAAAATACTACTAAATTAGGGCAAACAGCAGTTATCAAGCTGGATCACAGAAGCCTACCTAAAGGAACTAAGGTAATCAGTAATAATCCTGTTATAATAAAATTACCAAAAGCTTTAATGAGAAAAGTTAATTTTGCAGTAACTCAATAG